A window of Benincasa hispida cultivar B227 chromosome 9, ASM972705v1, whole genome shotgun sequence genomic DNA:
tatacaaagagtttgtataagaccgaactgcaaaatgattaatctctctctATAAGaccgttgattgaagagattaacatttcataagatgactataggtaacttaacctaaatcctgagtgagctatggactcttgtctatgagggcagtcatttaatttgtatgggtgagagtggccgagtcgtcgactcaataagcttaccattttggggatttgtttaagggagctggaaacatagctacataagatgaaattcactccttcccacatttagggtaagtagatgaattgttcccttaaatgctgactccggatcttgaacaatggggcccctCCTTTTCATTAGTCCGAGAGGGTTTTGTTtctggtaggaccataaacaggttgttcgtTAGATGATTAGTAAGATTTAAGAAGAGGTAACTACATGAGTAAAGCAGTAATTTAACCCAattgtagttacgagcaatcCATAAGAGTTGACTTAttgataattggttatatctgtgCATACATAAATGTATCTACAATGTGAAGAGTATAGCTGTAGGTCCTTAAACAAACCGTGAAGAGGGGCAAATGAACAAGGGAGCTTCTCATTAATCAAAGGAGGACTAGACAGTCAGGTAGGGTTTGTCCATCTTGATGATCAATAGATTTCACCATGTTTACGGCCTATCGAATGGGATGAAAAGTTCAATATCTTCTTATTAAAAggatatacatatataaataaaattgaaacaatATAATTTCAAGTGCGGGttctcaaaatatatattaaatgaataaAGGGTTAAAGTGAGCTTAGTAATTGATACGTCTTCCTTTTCCTAAGTCGGAAACATCGCTTCACATCCTTTAaattattgtaataataattatttttttaaaaaaaaaaaaaactcaaagggAAAAAGTTATATTTTCACGTCATTGTCGACAAGGGACCGTTTTAAAATTCTTCTGGGTTGTAAAATCCGGTGGAAACTAAATGGGCTTGGGTTTTGTGAGTAAATTGGGCCTGGTCCATTTCCGTTAATTTCGCAGGTAAATTAGATATATACCTATTTTTGCTTCTATGACGTTATGgtattatttcttcttctttttttccttgctcattttgagtttaaatatttgttgaaattttgatggaaaaatATAGGTAAATGAGGTTGAGGTGCTCTTTTAAGCCcaaattaaaagcaatttaaTTATCTACCAATTTTTTATCAACCTATAATTATGCATATTCTCGTGAAAAAGTTCAAATCTATATACTTCACatttgttatactaaaaaaaattactcaaTATATGTGGagcataaaaacaaaatttaaaattccatAAATAGTGTCTACTTCCCTAGAATGGAAATCGAGGAATGGGAATAAAAAAATGTGGGATCCACTTCATTATCCTTGATGATGTTTACCACTTTCTACTATACCATGCTCtcttttttctagaaaaaaaaaatggattgtttttaaataaagaaaaatgaattaatttatttacaaatatagtaaaataatatttatagtgATACATCACGATAAACTGTGATAGACCATGATAGATACTGTGAAattctgctatacttgaaaatattttaagcaGTTTTacccatttaaaacaattacctatttattttccttctttaaaaatctataatattcatatacaattgattttcttttctttttgttttatttcacaAAGTTGTTCCTAAATAGAAATTACTAATTTTTCTCATTCTTTTGAAAACCTaaactaaaaaagtaaaaaataaaaaaaaaaaatcatcttgCTTTACCTTTTATATAACCTCACAATTCCATTTATTTTCATAGGACTTGTTTACGAATTGAGTGTTACCCTTTTCTCCATAACTtcagattttgttttaaaacgTTTTCTCTATGTTCAATCGATGAtgttctgatttttttttagaataggtgatattattatacaacaacaaggaggATCCCACAGCCCgagatcaaggcatcaaagcaacaaagcacaaTGAAAAATAGggcaacaaaaccaaaacaaagccaaCAGGATAAGACTAGAACAGAACCAACACATAGACGCAAACTTGCAAACCACCAGGAAGAAAGGCAgagaaaagaaaccaaaacccCACAACCTAGAGGCTACAGTAAAATAGAGAACAACGGAAAAAATATCCGTAtacacactagataagaccaagaaggtcaaccCTCTAGGAAGTAGCACAagcacgaaccgtagagacTATAACGTGAACCAGAGCAGACACTGACCTCGATAGACCTCCATGCAGCCGTCGATTATATTCCTGCCAGATGTAATATATGGACGCACACTAGAAAACACGGAACAACTTACTACGAACCCCCTTACCCGACCCCACTCAgcacaaccaactcaactctacattcCAACCAGCCACCTGATGCGTCGAACCCAATTGACGCAACACACtagaccacacctctctcccaaacccacactcaaaaaataaatgattccGCAACTCCACACCTCCCTCACACAGAAGACAGCCCCCTCTGACAACAcaccccaactcctcaaccaatcccgcGTACCCAACGTGTCTCTCACTGCTAACCACACAGAAGTGACGCAGAATACCACCCCCGCCCACAAAATACCagcccaagacaccctaggacAACGAGGACATATACTCTCCCAAGTACTAACGATAGAAAACCGACCACTAGCATCCAGCACCCAAATTTAATAATCCTCTCCCCTCACTCTAGGTCTCACTGCCTGGATAAGACTCCAGATCTCAAGCAGCTCCCAAGACACTAtaggccacctccaacctccctcaccatccaAGAACTCCGATAACTGCGCTTCCAAACTACTTCTTGCATCATGAACCACCGTAGACCCATATGAATCCAAAATCGCGCCCCCGACAGTTAAAGATCCCAATGTTCTGATTTTGTTGTATGCTTTTGTgatgtattttattttgtagctatttaatgttaaaaaaaacacTCATTTGGACTTAAATTGGTTAAATCAAATTCATTCATAATAAATTcactattattaatattattaatatcaaataaactGCAATAATTATGAAATTCATTGTTATTAAATAGGCTATAGATCATAaacttttaaataattgttattatttaaaaaataaaaataaacttataTTGTAGCATATTCATAATTTAtgcattttataatttatttgaaaaaaaaaagaaagaaaattcgggtaataatttttaagagTAAAAAACAAAGGGTTTAATGAGcggttttaaaaaacaattgaaGAAAAGAGATGGCAATGCTTTATATTGTAGGTGaaagaaaaagttaaaaaatgaatgaatgaattaaAGTTTAAGCTAAGAATAGAAGTTCAAACACATGATCATTATTAACATTAACCGAACCAACTAACTAATTACTCCACTTCCATAAATATTCCAGCTGTACACCACTAATATTACTAAAATATTGATTTGGCATATAATTTTGCTTGAATtaccaattttatttatttagaattacaAATTTCTATATGTCCATATCTATCTCTATACTTTTTAGGTTGACTCTCTACCATAACTatcatttatttaaacattaatgTGACATGTTTAATTCATTCATTAAGTAAACTATTTAACACAATATAGAAACGAAAAAAAGACAGCTCTTTTTGCTTAGTTGGCTTTATCTTACTACATTagaaggaatatatatatatatatagtaatactgtaatataatatatataattcgaTTGACATTAAAACCTTCATTCTAACTAATCGACCCGAATCGATAGTTAAGTAGGATTGCAATTCCCCACCTCTTATGTAAAAAAACGTAAAAAATTACTCTTTTCTAtgttatatgataaattagtttaattaatatatttaataacaataatGTTATTAAAAATGACTAATTAGAATCAAAATTCAACAAcgttaaacataaataaaatatttatttttaaattgatataggGTGGATATGGTTtaatttttcaagtgtttatctttggaaaattattttagaaaaagttaGAATGTTTGGCAACCCACTTAATATaactttaagaaaaaaatgaatttatgaaataagtTGGTTCGAGAGAAACACATGATATCGacttttagaaagaaaaaaaaaagagtatttaatgattaatctcttcctaatttgtattatatataaaatcacTAAAATATCCTCACTAATCATCTACCTCACATGTCCATCATGGCTGTTGTCGGCTACCACCCCATTCGTCAGTCAAGTCCAGCTACAATTATTGCTAACAATCTACTCTTGGAAAATTTTCGACAACCATCTCCGACGATCAACTTAGATGACCACCACCACGGATCACCTCCAACAATCATCTTCGTGCGACCACCTCTAACGACTAACTTTGATGACCATCTCTGACAACTAACTCCAATGACCAACTCTAGCAAAGAACTCTAATTCAATGACCAGGTCTAACGACTGGCTTTGTTAACCAAATGCATCGATTATCTCCAACGATCAACTCTAATAACTAACTCTAATGACCAATTAAATCGATTATATGCCAAAAAGACTTGGCTAAtaacttctttaaaaaaatttcaaatctaaaattattagttcataTTTTCATAGTATTTACTGTTTAATAATAgtctttatagtaatttgacagTAGTAGTAAAGTAACAAACCATATAAATTTGTAAGTAAAAGCACTTTTGCGAAAAATGCAACCAAATACAAAgtgttttcttttaaaccatatttataaaaagtgtatatCGAAAATGACCTATGAAAAACACGTCTTTCTAGGCAATTCAAACAAATCTATAATTAACTTAAAGTAAACAAGAATAAACTTctataaacaaaaacataattATGAATAATTTAAGTCCCGTtcggtaatcattttatttttatttttattttttaaaaattaagtctattttctcacatttttttACAATGGATTTTATCTTTATTAAGTAGAAGAATTTAATTCTTAAcgaaattcaaaaataaaataaaatgttaaaaaattattttttttagttttcaaaacttgccttagttttttaaaacatagatAAAATGTAGATAATAAAGCATGAAATTTTAGAGGTGGTAGggatatttataaacttaattttcaaaaactaagaaTAAAAAATCAACCTTAATTAGTGAttcattttctaattttcatagCACCtaatagttaaaattaataatatgaataGTATAGCCAAATTCGTTAATAGACAGGAGTCTTAAAACAAATTTGACAATATAGTTAGAGGTTCGAATTCTCATCCTATATTTAGTTATAtgttgaattaattattatattaaataaatacttttgtaataataataatgacaaaTGCCTTGTCCACCATCTTAAGATTTATGAGCACAATCTTAACTTTATGGTAAAGCTCAGCCTTTGTTCAATTATAATGTTTAAAATAGGATACTTTTTCTTTGTTaatgtaattatatatatatatttttactataataACAACCAGgtaataattcaattaattcctAAATTTGATATTACACTTCAAAGTTGGggggcaaaaaagaaaaaagggggaaaaagaagggtaaaaaggaaaaaaaaatatcagcGGATAGGATTTTCTTCTCCTTATACGGTGGATCCTTACCGTCCATCTCCATACCCAATAATGTCCAGCGGATTATTCCGCCACCGTTGGCAACCGTCCGCCACCCCAACTCGGCCGGACAGATTCCGGCGGAGGCAATCGTCCCTGCGCCACCACCAACGACTTGTAGATCTCAGTGATCATTTTTTCATCATACTCCTTCAACGTGCTCCTTCCGGCGCCGGCCCAGATCCCatcgccgccgccgccgccgctgCCGGAGCCGATGACCCTCGAGTTTGCAAATGCTAACATCGCCCTGACATAAGAATCCCTCAGCCATAGAAGCAGTTTCTTGAGTGACGGCAGGCGCCGGAACAACCTGAGCTTAGGCGAGATCTTGATCCGCCAAATCCGCCGCCGCCGCCTCCCTCCAGCGGCCCCTAGTTGCACGGTCTCCGTCTTACGGCCCACGGAACCAGCCAGTTTCCGGTAGCTTTTCCTCCTCAAGTAACGCCTCAGGCCATTGTAAACGCTGACTGAAACGCCTTCCATTGAAATCTGAAATCCAGAATTTTGTGAAATGGAGAGTGagaaatttgagtaatttaaagaggggaaaaaaagaaatgataggaagataattaataattcacCTAAGTTTGTGAAAtggaattaaataattttgttgGAAGGGAGAAAGAAGATGGGGTGGTGATGCTCATAAATGGGGCAGCAGGCAGAGACTGTGTTGTAACCTGTATTGTTTGCTTCTGTATTTGCCACCTAAATTGAATGAATGAATATGAAGGTGTGCCTACATGTGAGATCCTCACCATTGGATTTTATGTGCTTTTATATGTCAAGTTTATGATGAAATTAAAGCAAAAGCATTTAATTCTTAAGCTTCTTTAGCTGaggtttttttaattctttttattttttaacattgcATTAATATATATCAAGTGACtcgaattttgaaaacaatgaatACTAACATTTTGCTTACATTACATACCACTATAGATCACGCTCATTACTTTCTATGTCCCTTTCGCTTGTTCTCCATTCTCCCTCTCGCACTCATCCTGCcttcttccctttctctctCGCACGCACTTGTGGCTTCCATCTAATTGTGTATTCATTACCCGCTTCAATGAACGCTCTGCTCATGCTTCAAGCCATCAACTAGTCATTCATCCCTCACTCTAACGAACTCTCGTGCTTCGAGCAACCTTCCAACCATTTATCACGACGTGAGGATTTGAAAGAGAAACCTAAAGATTTTCTGTACTTACAGTGTTtaaagaggagaaaaaaaaaacaagaacgTGAGGATTGTGGAAGGAGCGCAGGCGAGAGGGACAGAGAAAGTGGTCACGACGATCTGAGTGGTACGAGATGTACAAGAAAAGGTTAGtatttattgttttcaaaatttgggccATTCGACATTAGAGTAATATAAATCTGGGCATGAGTACTAAAAAACCCTCTTTAGTCTAATGTGATATTATTTTCACATTCGGTTGGCAAGATTTGAACTTTTAACCTTATTGATATGTAtgctttaattaatttaagtctAATTCAACTCACTAAAATTTATACGTTAGGCAAGTTGAAGTCAATTTCAAGAGGgcaaaattatatttgataggCTTATGGcctatattttataataaaatcatttaaaaccTAGGAATTAAATGGTTCAATGGTGTTCATTCCAACAAAGGAAGGAATTCATGGTATCTAAAATTTTTTGCAAATTCCTTCTGTGACTCTTTTTTTCTACTATCGAATTGCCTTAGAAAGAGTATCAATGACAGTTCACAATGACACTTCACAAAACcctcttaattaatttttagtgaTTTTGTGCTACTGTCAACAACAATCACCCACCGGCAATGAcaaattttcacttttaaatatgttattaagATTTCTATCAAACATAGGAATATTAAGGACAATGAGGAACCAtcgataaaatatttatattgacattttattattatcacAAAAAATTTTAATGGTATCATTTTTTATTGTCAAGAATATCTTAATCATAGCAATGTTTTAAGTCAACAAATATCATATAATGACATCTATTTATCGTCATAGAAATTCAACTAACGAAGATTTCacatcattaattaaatacatcTCAAGAGAGTTtgataaatgttaaataaacaCTTATAACGTTGCAGAATTATTGGTCTAATATCTTGTCCATTACACATGTTTTTCatgaaaaattaatcaaataacatTAAAACGTGAGCATGAGCATTCATTGAAGCTTGTTTAATTTTTATACCTAATAACAATTATATTCCTGAGGTTTACAAGATTTCAAGCattcttatataatttatataattccCCAATCATACTTTTGTCACATTTtactaattatatcaaataatttctccaaattaaccTTTGCTGATTATCTAATCcaacatttaaattttgttaaaatattattttttttctttaaagctTGTTAATTTTAGTCCATACACTTTagataaatcttaaatttaatcccttaaatttaacttttatttgaaattgacTAAATAATAGTCTTAATTTTCATGTAACAAAATACAATATatcattcatattttcaaaatttagagtgAAAACGcctattaaataataattttttttcaatatcgGCAATAATAAATAAGCAATAGCTATTAGTCAAAGTGAACTTAGTTCTATCATAATTAGTATCGCCTCCTTTCCAAAAAATTAGAGATTTGATCTCTCATCCTTTAGTTGttgtaaaaataattaataactactaaatttaggaattttaaaaatatacaaacttaaattgaacaaatttcaaagtagAAACACGTACCATCTTAAAATTTTCACTCCTACAATTATTTGTAATGTAAAATGACGGGAATAATTTTGCTTTCttcaataactttattatttggtaataaatattttgaatttactTTTCCAATTATAATAGACTGAACTCAAACTATTATTGTAGATGGAACCATTTACACGCAAGTTTAATTAGAAGGTAGAAAATTAATGCAATCATAATTGAGGCAAAAAGTTTTtgttggatattaaattaaatagcatTTAGTTCACCATTTTAATTGCCATAGCTATCTtaattttaaaggaaaatataCATTCTAACCATTAATTGTAATTCAAACGATAACTAACACGTATCCTTTTATTTAAGATTGAAGACTCAAAAGattgtaaattaaaataagtttttcTATCAATTCTAATCTTAAACTTTCCATTAAATTTTGTACCAATCTAAAAATGATTGGATATGAATCAAAGAAGTTTCACATTTATAAGAAGTTTTTTGGTTTAATGAGAGCCTAAATTTAAGCCTAAGTGAATGACTTCACATCATTGTGAGCATAACAAAACATGTATAACATATAGGCTGGTAAAATCGTGACATTGCATCTTACATATATAGGCTTTGTAAAATTGTAcataaagtatttttttttttttaatttcttggaaaaaaggaagaagaagaagggaaagttTTATTAATTCTCAACAttggataaaattttaaaatttataaaaatcatTCATCAACatgtatatttttcattaatggtAGGTATGATCAAATATGAAACGAATTTCACTAGTCAACACTATATATATCCACATCCGttacatttaattttgtttatgatATAGCAAGGTCTGTCACTATTCTTGATTTAAAAGATTTATAGATTTGTGGTCACTATTTTATTATATGGTTTAAAAAAAGTCTCCTCCCTCGAGTTTCATGTCAAACACATAAATTTGGTTTAGCTTTTAACATGCATGAATCACGTCCCCATAAATCACGTCTCTTTCCAACCTTTCACTTTTGGCTTTGACAAAAAGACGGATACACACAAATATAAGTGACCAAATTTATTAATTGTCTCAATTTGTAACAATATAGTTGATATTCTCATCATTATTAtagattaaaaattttaaaatactagtttcagatttttttctaaaatggtATAAAACCTTTTACgtaaattaaaatatgcatttaatCATTTAATATGAAACTACCAAATTTAGTACCTTTAAATATGGAAAAATCGATTTTTATAATTTCACAATCATTTCTAAATATATCCTTCGTACTTATTAAAATGTTGGAGGATGAATTAAATTtgtcctaattttttttctagaataattttccaatttactaaatattatgTGATACAAGTTTCTTATAAACTATTGTTCACATTGTTCTTCAATAAGAGTGCAATTTAGAAGTTTTTAACCTAAATGGAAACTTTTTAACCTTTAGAATAAATAAACGAACAGACAAATAAAGAATTAGATACTAAAGGATATATCTAATCTAAAAAAAAGGGTTCAATTACTATTTCTACGGTctcttcaattttttgtttgtagTTAGTTTTGAACTAAGTATGGAGTTGGGATATAATGAGTGTTAAAAATGTGTCaatctaattaaaaaattcGGGTGCACCTGACTTACATTGTGtccttgaaaaaaaaagttttgaattgAGTAAAAATAGGAGAGACCATGTAGGTTTTTGGGTTAAAGAGGGCAAAAGGTTGTGTAGAAAAGTCAGGTTGTAATTCACATTAAGCCCATCGTTTTGAACAAATcctagatttattttattttatttttaaatagattttattttaggttagattgtatttgaaaatttctCAACTTTCGAATtcatcaattttactctaaaattttgctaggttattttgtcaaaattttcgTTTACATACT
This region includes:
- the LOC120085238 gene encoding uncharacterized protein LOC120085238 isoform X1, which codes for MVRISHVGTPSYSFIQFRWQIQKQTIQISMEGVSVSVYNGLRRYLRRKSYRKLAGSVGRKTETVQLGAAGGRRRRRIWRIKISPKLRLFRRLPSLKKLLLWLRDSYVRAMLAFANSRVIGSGSGGGGGDGIWAGAGRSTLKEYDEKMITEIYKSLVVAQGRLPPPESVRPSWGGGRLPTVAE
- the LOC120085238 gene encoding uncharacterized protein LOC120085238 isoform X2 — its product is MEGVSVSVYNGLRRYLRRKSYRKLAGSVGRKTETVQLGAAGGRRRRRIWRIKISPKLRLFRRLPSLKKLLLWLRDSYVRAMLAFANSRVIGSGSGGGGGDGIWAGAGRSTLKEYDEKMITEIYKSLVVAQGRLPPPESVRPSWGGGRLPTVAE